A single genomic interval of Arachis duranensis cultivar V14167 chromosome 7, aradu.V14167.gnm2.J7QH, whole genome shotgun sequence harbors:
- the LOC107458797 gene encoding pyruvate dehydrogenase (acetyl-transferring) kinase, mitochondrial-like, whose translation MATRISKKVMEEVHQWGSMKQHGVTLKYMMEFGSNPTDKNLLLSAQFLHSELPIRIARRSIELENLPCGLSQKPAVLKVRDWYLDSFRDLRSFREIKDMSDEKEFTKIIKAIKVRHDNVVPTMALGVSQLKRTMNANTAIEDHTEIHEFLDRFFLSRIGIRMLIGQHLELHKPNPNPNCVGCIHTKMSPLDVTRNAIEDARAMCYREYGNAPEVTIYGDPDFTFPYVPIHLHHMVFELVKNSLRAVQERFMDDDRVAPPIRIIIADGIEDVTIKISDEGGGIPRSGLPKLFTYLYSTARTNPLLDEDSDLGIANTVTMAGYGHGLPISRLYAKYFGGDLQILSMEGYGTDAYLHLCRLGDSEEPLP comes from the exons ATGGCAACGAGGATCTCAAAGAAAGTGATGGAAGAGGTGCACCAGTGGGGATCCATGAAACAACATGGTGTGACCTTAAAGTACATGATGGAATTCGGGTCCAACCCTACTGACAAGAACCTCCTCCTCTCTGCTCAGTTTCTTCACAGTGAGCTTCCCATTAGAATTGCACGAAGATCCATCGAGCTCGAGAATCTTCCTTGTGGCTTATCTCAAAAACCTGCTGTTCTCAAG GTTAGAGATTGGTACTTGGATTCGTTCCGTGATCTTAGATCTTTTCGTGAGATAAAAGACATGAGTGATGAGAAAGAATTCACTAAGATTATCAAGGCTATTAAGGTGAGGCATGACAATGTGGTGCCAACAATGGCCTTGGGTGTTTCGCAATTAAAGAGAACTATGAATGCAAATACTGCTATTGAAGATCATACTGAGATTCATGAGTTCCTTGACCGTTTTTTCCTGTCAAGAATTGGAATCCGTATGCTTATTG GGCAACATTTAGAATTGCACAAACCTAATCCAAATCCAAATTGTGTTGGTTGTATACACACAAAAATGTCTCCTTTGGATGTGACTAGGAATGCCATTGAAGATGCACGAGCTATGTGTTATCGCGAATATGGCAACGCACCAGAAGTAACAATATATGGCGATCCTGATTTTACTTTTCC GTATGTTCCAATTCACTTGCATCATATGGTATTTGAGTTGGTTAAGAATTCATTGCGAGCTGTCCAAGAGCGATTTATGGATGATGACAGAGTTGCACCTCCCATTAGAATCATTATTGCTGATGGAATAGAAGATGTTACCATAAAG ATATCAGATGAGGGAGGAGGCATACCAAGAAGTGGACTTCCAAAGCTATTTACATATCTGTATAGCACAGCAAGAACAAATCCATTATTGGATGAAGATTCAGACCTTGGAATTGCTAATACTGTCACAATGGCTGGCTATGGTCATGGCCTCCCAATTAGCCGCTTGTATGCTAAGTATTTTGGTGGTGACCTTCAAATATTGTCCATGGAAGGATATG GCACAGATGCATATCTGCATTTATGTCGTTTGGGAGACTCAGAAGAACCTCTGCCTTGA